In Cydia amplana chromosome 25, ilCydAmpl1.1, whole genome shotgun sequence, one genomic interval encodes:
- the LOC134659899 gene encoding ceramide synthase 2-like: MLLDAFWSEALWLPPNVTWSDVAPGPGPGKAVLYTDHRHLWLTVPMALILLVLRFVLNKYIFAPFGKALGIKHDDRSIKVRPNNKLEAAYKANSASKQICALAKQLDMSERQVQLWWRRRRQQDKPSALVKFRESCWRATFYLYNLVFGWMVLWNKEWLWDVDYCYIGYPHQGVTNDIWWYYMVALGFYLSQTLLLYGDVRRKDFWQQVVHHAATLLMISISWVCNFHRIGSLVMLSHDGSETLLEATKATKYAGYHRASDYMFAAFTALWIVTRIGIYSYFILGSVTFRAAAYIPPFPMFQVLVFLGWVLLALNVYWTWLILQVAYRAIKHGQVDGDIRSSSSEVSDSSATNAPNRDRQIVI, encoded by the exons ATGCTGTTGGACGCGTTTTGGAGCGAGGCTCTGTGGCTGCCTCCTAACGTCACGTGGTCCGATGTGGCGCCCGGGCCCGGGCCCGGTAAAGCGGTGCTCTATACCGACCATCGACATCTTTGGCTTACTGTTCCAATGGCGTTGATACTCTTAGTGCTGCGTTTCGTATTGAATAA ATATATATTTGCTCCGTTCGGCAAGGCACTAGGCATTAAACATGATGATAGAAGTATAAAGGTTCGTCCAAATAACAAGCTGGAAGCTGCATATAAGGCCAATTCCGCGTCAAAACAG ATATGTGCATTGGCCAAGCAGCTAGACATGTCGGAGCGGCAGGTGCAGCTCTGGTGGCGTCGGCGCCGGCAGCAGGACAAGCCGTCCGCGCTCGTCAAGTTCCGCGAGAGCTGCTGGCGGGCTACCTTCTACCTTTACAACCTGGTGTTCGGCTGGATGGTTTTATGGAACAAGGAGTGGTTGTGGGACGTTGATTACTGCTATATCGGCTATCCTCATCAG GGCGTCACCAACGACATATGGTGGTATTACATGGTCGCGCTCGGATTCTACTTGTCACAGACCCTGTTGTTATACGGCGACGTCCGTCGCAAGGACTTCTGGCAGCAAGTCGTGCACCACGCCGCTACGCTCTTGATGATAAGTATCAGCTGGGTGTGCAACTTTCACAGGATTGGCTCGCTGGTCATGCTTTCACATGACGGCTCGGAGACATTGCTAGAG GCCACAAAAGCGACGAAGTACGCGGGCTACCACAGAGCGAGTGACTATATGTTTGCCGCCTTCACCGCGCTGTGGATTGTGACCAGGATAGGGATATATTCCTATTTCATTCTTGGGAG CGTGACGTTCCGTGCCGCAGCCTACATACCCCCATTCCCGATGTTCCAAGTCCTGGTGTTCCTGGGCTGGGTGCTGCTGGCTCTGAATGTCTACTGGACGTGGCTCATACTGCAAGTAGCGTACAGAGCCATCAAGCACGGCCAG GTGGACGGTGACATCCGCAGCTCTAGTTCCGAAGTCAGCGACAGCTCAGCCACCAACGCTCCCAACCGGGACAGGCAAATAGTCATCTAG
- the LOC134659586 gene encoding selenoprotein S B-like yields the protein MDYEFMDDSQVVKEQRSSWFFQMIDDWFTFQANFLINYGWQCLGGLIIAVIIWNWLQPKIEAWKRAREDAAYHKDPDRVLAREEAVRRARELQAQKLRADSARAAELQKEKEEKKRREALELLERHGRLPGAGGRRLGSADDGFLPLSGGAGGSSYRAPKRSACGGGGCGR from the exons ATGGATTACGAATTTATGGACGACAGTCAAGTTGTGAAGGAGCAGAGGAGCTCCTGGTTCTTCCAGATGATCGATGATTGGTTCACTTTTC AGGCGAACTTCCTGATCAACTACGGGTGGCAATGCCTCGGGGGGCTCATCATAGCGGTCATCATTTGGAACTGGCTGCAGCCCAAAATCGAGGCATGGAAGCGAGCTAGGGAAGACGCTGCCTACCACAAAG ACCCGGATCGTGTGTTGGCACGAGAGGAGGCAGTCAGGAGAGCCAGAGAGCTGCAGGCACAGAAACTCAGGGCAGACTCCGCGCGCGCGGCCGAGCTGCAGAAAGAG AAAGAAGAAAAGAAGAGACGTGAAGCCCTCGAGCTACTAGAAAGGCATGGCCGCTTGCCCGGCGCCGGCGGGCGGCGGCTCGGATCCGCCGATGATG GCTTCCTCCCGCTGAGCGGCGGCGCGGGGGGCTCCTCGTACCGCGCGCCGAAGCGCTCGGCCTGCGGGGGCGGCGGCTGCGGCCGCTAG